The sequence CTCCCATGCGGCAGTTGTTGCTAGAGGAATGGGCAAACCATGTGTTGCCGGCGCTGAAGGAATACAGGTAGATGTAAAATTGCGTCAGGCGGTTATTGGTGAGAAGGTATTACACGAAGGTGATTACATTACAATTGATGGAGGAACCGGATTCGTATATCAAGGCATTATCCCAACGGTGGAACCAACCTTCAGCGATGAGTTAAAATTGCTGTTAAGTTGGGCTGATGAGGCTGCCGGAATGAAAGTATTTGCGAATGCCGATACGCCGGATGCTGCTAAAAAAGCATTGTCATACGGTGCAATGGGAATCGGTCTTTGCCGGACTGAGCGCATGTTTAACGGCGTTGACCGTTTGCCGATTGTTGTAGAAATGATTTTGGCCGAGAATACAGAAGAGCGCGAAAAGGCCCTTGATCGCCTCCTGGCCATTCAAAAACAGGATTTTAAGGAAATCTTAATCACTATGGCTCCCCGCCCGGTGACAATTCGACTGCTTGACCCGCCAATTCACGAATTTTTGCCTACTGAGGAAGTGCTGAAAGAAGAGATTGTTAATCTCCATCACTTGAAAGAAACCGCCGGTGGAGTGAGCAACTTATTTAACAGTCTGCGCTTATTGAACGCCGACCCTGATCTTGCAAAAGCATCAGCCTATCCATTCACCGATAAGGGACTGGAATTGATAGATCAGGCGATTGCCAAAAAAGAGCAGATGCTCAAAAAAGTGCATGAGTTATATGAAGTGAACCCAATGCTCGGACATAGGGGCGTTCGGTTAGGATTAACCTATCCTGAAATTTACAAGATGCAAATCAGAGCAATTTTGGAAGCCGCCGGCGAATGTCAAAAGGTTGGTATTGATGTACGACCAGAAATTATGGTGCCTCAGGTTTGTAATGAGAAGGAGTTGCAACATGTAAAAGTGTTTGTAGATAACATTAAACAAAGTATTGATAATGAATACAATATAAATTTATCATTCAAGTTTGGAACTATGATTGAAGTTGTTCGAGCCTGTATGGAAGCAGGTAATATTGCTAAGGAAGTTGAGTTCTTTTCGTTTGGAACAAATGACCTTACACAGGCAACTTTTTCATTTTCAAGGGAAGATGCGGAGAACAAGTTTCTCCCATTTTATACCCAAAATGGCATTTTAAAAGACAATCCTTTCGAGGTATTAGATATAGCAGGAGTGGGTAAATTGATGGAATTTGCAGTTACCTCTGGCCGGAAATCACATCCCGGATTGAAAATAGGTATCTGTGGTGAACATGGCGGTCAGCCCGATTCTATCGCCTTCTGTAATTATTTAGGATTGAATTATGTATCCTGCTCAGGCCCGAGAGTGCCGGTGGCCAGACTGGCAGCAGCGCAGGCAAAGCTGGGTGCTTCTTCCTATTCGGCTAACTAAAAAACTTGTCAGCCAACCAATTATGAAAGATGGAGCGGGTCGTTTGACCGCTCCATTTTTAGTTTTTTAAAACCAGCGTATAAGCGCGCTTTTGTCAACTTGTCAGCCCCGTGGAACATACCTTTTTTATTAAAAACAGCATGTCAGTTAATTTGACATGCTGATTTTGGGTTAAATTTTTAAATCAATATTAATGTATATAAATAACTGATTTTCAATTAATTACATAGATTATATAATCTATATTTTAAGATAAGTAATTTTTCAATTTAATTAAATTAAGCCGAGCATAACCATTGTATAGAAATGGGTATTACTTCCCTTTAATATTCACCTTGTGTTAGCCGTTTTTGTAAGTTAACCTGGTATAATTTCCATTTTACTTCAGGGGTTTTCCGATTAAAGCACCACCCTACTCCATCTTGATATTAAGATTTACGGTTGCCCTTTAATCGTATAATTACATCTCCAAAACAAAAAACCCTTCGTTTTCGGCGGACCGATACGAAGGGTTTTAGTTATGAGTTATGGTTAAGGTATGGTTTAAAACACCTTATACCCTGTCCAGGTTCTATTGTCAATATCGTAAAAAAATGCGCGGCCATTGGTGAAAGAAAAACAGAACATCTCATTTATGGGTGCGTCAGAAGGAATTGCAACTTTAGCTTTTTGGTTGCCCTTTCTGTCGAAAAAAATGAGGTTGGTATTCACCCAGTCGTAACAAACATATTCATACCCGCTTACACCTGTAAAGCCAAAAGCAAATGGATTGATATTACCTGTGGGTATTCCATCCCATTTAAGTGCAATGGTTTTGGTTTTAGACGGTTTTTTATGAGAATAGGTGATGATGCTATTCATATCTGCACTTAAAAAAACTACCTGCTTTTTAGAATAATCATAAGCACCTACGGATTGGAAATCGGGTTGATATTGGCCTGTCATAATTGATTCGGGTTTGCCAGCTGTTTGCCCAACCAACGGAATACTATACCAACCTGCTTCACCTGCGCCGTTACCTTCCAGGTTTTTTGTTGCCGGATTATACCACAATCCTCTCCCGTCGAATCCTAAAGTTGTGGCAAACAGGTTCGTTCCTGTGCTTGTAAATCCTTCAATAGGATAATCTGTATTACCGGCAATTGTGGTTACATACATCGATTTTTCCGGTACCCAGACAACTGCACTTGCATTAGTGCCTTCATAACTGAGAAAGGTATAGGATACATCCTTGATTGGCGTAGATAAGGGTTGGGAAAAAAGTGTTGTCGCAATAATTGCTACAACAACTGTTAATGTAGATTTAATAAAATTTGGCTGATAAGTCATTGGTGTGATTTTGAGTTTAAAAATACATACCAATAACGATTCCATGTACTTTTGTGGTATATAACTAACTCATACCCTTTTAATTATGCGATTTGTTGCCTATAAACGCACAATGACACCAAACAGTTAATACGACTTTTGTTATTGAACAACAAATTGGTGTTCAAGCGCCTCACCATCTCCAATAAATCTAATTTTATATATACCTGCAGGAAATGTGCTTACATCAACCTGTATATTTTCGCCTTTGAGGAACATATTTATAGAACTGTTGTAAACGATTTGCCCTATTGCATTCGTAATTTGCAAACTTACATTTGTACTCAAAACTCCATCAAACCTTATGTTAACTATATCTGTTGCCGGATTAGGGTATACACTTAAACTTCCATTCACCATCTCCCCTGCCTCGCTGGCAGGCAAGCCTTCTTTACAAGGTACCGTTACAGTAATTCCATTCGACATTTTGAAACAACCTGACGCGGTCTTAATGACTTTGCATTTATAAATTCCGGCAATAGTGGCAGTATAGGAAATACTTGTTGCGCCAGGTATTTCGACTGCATTTTTAAACCATTGATAACTTAATCCTGCGCCGGCATTGGCATTTAATACAACACTTCCACCAACACAAAAAGTAGTTGCACCGGCGGCTGTGATGTTGGCATTCGGATTTTTGGTAACATTAATAAAAATTGGCGTAGATTCGCTAGTTCCACAATCGCTGCCGGTAACACATGAATAATTGCCCTTTGTTGTCACTGTATAAGTTTCACCTGTTGCCCCGGGAATAGTTGCTCCATTTTTTTTCCATTGTAAAGAAGTACCGGTATGCGTTGCTGTTACAGAAGCGCTTCCGCCTTGACAAAAGGTAGTTGGGTCAACTGTGTTTATGGTAATGGTTTCTATAACACCATCATCAGTTAAGCCGTTACAGTTATCATCCAGATCATTACAAACTTCGGTTAAAACAGCACAATCTTCGGCATTTAATAAAACCACCCACATATCGATGTCAGCATATTCAACCGGTTCAAAAAACCAGTAATCAGGGAATGAAATAATTACCTCTCCTAGTGCCCCAATTTGGTTTTGTTGTTTATCGGCACTTATAAATGAAGATGATGTTCCAACTAAAGCTACTTTACCATCTGCTAATAAAACAACATCTGTCAGGTTATCATCCATATTACCACCAATTGTATTTTGCCAATTGATGTTACCATCCGGTGAAAGGTTTAGCACCCAAAAATCATTACCGGAACCTTGTGCGAAATCATCATACAACATTTCTACATTCGATTGGTTTTGAGTAGGTTCATTTTTATCATAACCAATGTCTGCATTAGACAAAGCGCCAATTATTATTTCGCCTACGGCATTTATTGCCAATCCGGTACTTAGTTCATCGGCGGAGGCTTGAATTGTATTCTCCCAAACTATAGCTCCCAACTCATTCATTTTAACCACCCATAAATCCTGGAGGTAAGAGGTTTCTGATTTTTGAATCGATGGTGTTGAAGTGGAATACCCTAAGGCAACAAATCCACTATCCGTTGTTTGAACAATGTTCGTCATTACATCTGCACCTGTCCCACCACGTGTCTTTTGCCAATCTATTTCTCCAACTGAATCTAATTTTACCATCCAATAATCCCCAAGACCATAATGCAATGCTGTTTTTTCTCCGGAAATCTCCGAATTAGAATACCCACCCAAAACAACTCCACCATCGTAAGTTGTTGCTAAACTGTGCAAGTAATCATTTGCGCCACCTCCGACAGTATTTTGCCATATAATATTTCCATCAGCATCAATTTTAATAATCCAAAAATCGTAGTAGCCAAATGTATTTTCAGTTTTATTTCCTGTAATACCGGAATTAGAATGGGCACCGATAATATAACAGCTATCATCAGTCGCTACAATTTGAACCCCAACATCAGCGAGGGATCCTCCATACTCTTTTTGCCACTCAATATCACCAATATCATTTGTTTTAACTACCCATAAATCCTGACTACCAAAAGATGGTGCAGTTTTATTTCCGGATATATTAGAATATGAATTAATCAAATGGATATAACCGCCATCAACACCTTGTATTGAGTTTACACCAAAATCATTCGAAGTTCCTCCAAAAATTTTTGTC comes from Bacteroidota bacterium and encodes:
- a CDS encoding pyruvate, phosphate dikinase → MPITVNGVKPVLQSEKYVFSFYEGDGKNKQLLGGKGANLCEMTQIGLNVPPGFVISTAACLQYLENPDTGLPAGIMEEVKQQMAEVEQKTGKGFGDATLPLLVSVRSGSAMSMPGMMDTILNLGLNHATLQGLIAQTNNERFGYDAYRRFIQLFGKVALGVPDEKFDLHFEEIKHRAGVKADIGLQTDDLKEICNRFLSVVKEHTGKPFPSDVYEQLEIAIKAVFHSWMGKRAIDYRREFKITPQMANGTAVNIVTMVFGNMGNDSATGVGFTRDPGTGENKMYGEYLINAQGEDVVAGIRTPKAVALLEKEMPVQYKQLEELRQKLENHYHEVQDFEYTIEKGILYCLQTRNGKMNTTAMVRTSVEMAKEGLINRETALLRIKPEMLEQLLHPRLDSLHKQAPLAQGLPASPGAASGHVVFDADRAELLGHAGEKVILVREETKPEDIHGFFAAQGILTSRGGKTSHAAVVARGMGKPCVAGAEGIQVDVKLRQAVIGEKVLHEGDYITIDGGTGFVYQGIIPTVEPTFSDELKLLLSWADEAAGMKVFANADTPDAAKKALSYGAMGIGLCRTERMFNGVDRLPIVVEMILAENTEEREKALDRLLAIQKQDFKEILITMAPRPVTIRLLDPPIHEFLPTEEVLKEEIVNLHHLKETAGGVSNLFNSLRLLNADPDLAKASAYPFTDKGLELIDQAIAKKEQMLKKVHELYEVNPMLGHRGVRLGLTYPEIYKMQIRAILEAAGECQKVGIDVRPEIMVPQVCNEKELQHVKVFVDNIKQSIDNEYNINLSFKFGTMIEVVRACMEAGNIAKEVEFFSFGTNDLTQATFSFSREDAENKFLPFYTQNGILKDNPFEVLDIAGVGKLMEFAVTSGRKSHPGLKIGICGEHGGQPDSIAFCNYLGLNYVSCSGPRVPVARLAAAQAKLGASSYSAN
- a CDS encoding T9SS type A sorting domain-containing protein; amino-acid sequence: MNHFTPKIHFTIAIVVTIVISTFTAKVSAQDPVVQWDQTIGTTSNDNLVQVNLTSDGGFILGGYTSGGISGDKTEANMGGTDMWVVKLDALGNIQWQNSIGTSAYDNLVDIVQTVDGGFLLGCTSSAGISGDKTEAAIGLSDFWIIKLNASGVIMWQNTIGGTGNDNLTDIEPVPSGGFLLSGYSSSGISGDKTDANIGLYDYWIVKINPFGTIQWQHTIGGDNNDKLLQTVKSNSGNYVLAGQSVSGISGNKTEAQIGTEDYWLVEIDIDGNIIWQNTIGGPGYDVFESICVIENGGYLIGGTSSSNIGGDKTALSFNNIRYSEVYDGYEVEETNDMWVIKLDSVGNVIWDKTYGSYKEEQLGNIVQANDNRFWIIGEAGSGSYTSGFAYSTYAIDSNGLIIWSDLLNGDVVYDMYGDPYPLNGFSNISNGVNTLDGGFLIGGYSDAGIGEDKSEDAIGGEDDDDYWVVKLAPDTCTETLYYMDYDSDGNGGDIFVSGCELTGNDFVTNTGDCDDLNSNVYLAATEICDGIDNNCDGSIDEGLVDCNSGPSIFNSNTIGTTAIDEVNMGTALADGNMLLAGSVDFNEDLVGYYGVPDATVTKLSATGEVIWTKIFGGTSNDFGVNSIQGVDGGYIHLINSYSNISGNKTAPSFGSQDLWVVKTNDIGDIEWQKEYGGSLADVGVQIVATDDSCYIIGAHSNSGITGNKTENTFGYYDFWIIKIDADGNIIWQNTVGGGANDYLHSLATTYDGGVVLGGYSNSEISGEKTALHYGLGDYWMVKLDSVGEIDWQKTRGGTGADVMTNIVQTTDSGFVALGYSTSTPSIQKSETSYLQDLWVVKMNELGAIVWENTIQASADELSTGLAINAVGEIIIGALSNADIGYDKNEPTQNQSNVEMLYDDFAQGSGNDFWVLNLSPDGNINWQNTIGGNMDDNLTDVVLLADGKVALVGTSSSFISADKQQNQIGALGEVIISFPDYWFFEPVEYADIDMWVVLLNAEDCAVLTEVCNDLDDNCNGLTDDGVIETITINTVDPTTFCQGGSASVTATHTGTSLQWKKNGATIPGATGETYTVTTKGNYSCVTGSDCGTSESTPIFINVTKNPNANITAAGATTFCVGGSVVLNANAGAGLSYQWFKNAVEIPGATSISYTATIAGIYKCKVIKTASGCFKMSNGITVTVPCKEGLPASEAGEMVNGSLSVYPNPATDIVNIRFDGVLSTNVSLQITNAIGQIVYNSSINMFLKGENIQVDVSTFPAGIYKIRFIGDGEALEHQFVVQ